One region of Vitis vinifera cultivar Pinot Noir 40024 chromosome 1, ASM3070453v1 genomic DNA includes:
- the LOC100253479 gene encoding hypersensitive-induced response protein 2 → MGQAFCCIQVDQSNVAIKEQFGKFDEVLEPGCHCLPWCFGSQLAGHLSLRVQQLDVRCETKTKDNVFVTVVASIQYRALAEKASDAFYKLSNTRAQIQAYVFDVIRASVPKLDLDSTFEQKNEIAKAVEEELEKAMSAYGFEIVQTLIVDIEPDEHVKRAMNEINAASRMRLAATEKAEAEKILQIKRAEGDAESKYLAGLGIARQRQAIVDGLRDSVLAFSVNVPGTSSKDVMDMILVTQYFDTLKDIGASSKASSVFIPHGPGAVGDIASQIRVGLLQAETAKH, encoded by the exons ATGGGACAAGCTTTTTGTTGTATTCAAGTGGACCAGTCTAATGTAGCTATCAAAGAACAATTTGGAAAGTTTGATGAGGTGCTTGAACCTGGTTGCCATTGTTTGCCATGGTGTTTTGGGAGCCAGTTAGCTGGTCATCTTTCATTGCGTGTGCAGCAGCTAGATGTTCGATGTGAAACGAAAACTAAG GATAATGTTTTTGTTACTGTTGTTGCATCTATTCAATATCGAGCCTTAGCAGAAAAGGCATCTGATGCTTTCTATAAGCTCAGCAACACCAGAGCACAGATCCAAGCCTACGTCTTTGATG TAATTAGAGCTAGTGTTCCAAAGTTAGACCTGGATTCAACCTTTGAACAGAAGAATGAAATAGCGAAAGCTGTGGAAGAGGAACTTGAAAAG GCAATGTCAGCTTATGGATTCGAGATAGTTCAAACACTTATTGTGGATATCGAACCAGATGAGCATGTGAAAAGAGCAATGAATGAGATAAATGCAG CTTCAAGAATGAGGTTGGCTGCTACTGAGAAGGCCGAAGCTGAGAAGATATTGCAGATAAAGCGAGCTGAGGGAGATGCAGAATCCAAGTACCTGGCTGGGCTTGGCATAGCTCGGCAGCGCCAGGCCATTGTAGATGGGCTTAGGGACAGTGTTCTTGCCTTCTCTGTGAATGTGCCAGGGACTTCATCAAAGGATGTCATGGACATGATTCTGGTGACCCAGTACTTTGACACATTGAAGGATATAGGTGCATCCTCAAAGGCTTCGTCTGTTTTCATCCCACATGGGCCAGGTGCTGTGGGAGACATTGCTTCACAAATTAGGGTAGGTCTCCTTCAGGCTGAGACAGCAAAACATTAG